A genome region from Colwellia sp. Arc7-D includes the following:
- a CDS encoding response regulator: protein MNKHKLLLIDDDKELAELLTDYLATEGFDLICCHDGISGLEKAFDDKISLILLDVMMPGLTGFEVLKALGGNHKTPILMLTAKGDNASRILGLELGADDYLPKPFQHRELLARINAILRRINIVKNSKEQSSVLQVNGVKLNHATREVSCHDQFIELTGTEYQIIEHLMAKPGEIVSKIEISEQVLKRKLSAFDRSIDMHVSNIRRKLLPFSPNDKLKTIRGAGYIFLAGELI from the coding sequence ATGAATAAGCACAAACTTTTATTAATCGACGATGACAAAGAGCTTGCTGAGTTGTTAACTGACTACCTTGCCACTGAAGGTTTCGATCTTATCTGCTGCCATGATGGAATTTCAGGGTTAGAAAAAGCATTTGACGATAAAATTTCGCTAATTTTACTCGATGTTATGATGCCAGGCTTAACCGGTTTTGAGGTATTAAAAGCGTTAGGAGGCAATCACAAAACTCCGATTTTAATGCTAACGGCTAAAGGTGATAATGCCTCCCGAATATTAGGATTAGAACTTGGCGCTGATGATTATTTACCTAAACCTTTTCAACATCGTGAATTACTCGCACGTATTAACGCCATTCTTCGTCGAATAAACATCGTTAAAAATAGCAAAGAGCAAAGCTCAGTGCTACAAGTTAACGGCGTAAAACTTAATCATGCAACCCGAGAAGTCAGTTGTCACGACCAGTTTATTGAGCTTACGGGTACCGAATACCAAATTATTGAGCATTTAATGGCAAAACCAGGCGAAATTGTCAGTAAAATTGAAATTTCAGAGCAGGTATTAAAACGTAAATTAAGTGCTTTTGATCGCAGTATAGATATGCATGTGAGTAATATTCGACGTAAACTCTTACCCTTTAGCCCTAATGACAAACTTAAAACTATTCGTGGAGCAGGCTATATTTTCTTAGCGGGAGAGTTAATTTAA
- a CDS encoding Spy/CpxP family protein refolding chaperone: MQIQKLYSTIKPYAVISLLVLGGISSLNVNAMGHKSEAHNIEKSQIEGEISNKHHDKMKKHLHRLAKKLDLTSEQRNEIKAIYVAMKEDRKADEKSLSSFKEQMNSLLKAGKFDETKFSVIYDKYQKNFKMVAMEKAKRRHAILQVLTPEQQSKYLTMRKHR; the protein is encoded by the coding sequence ATGCAAATACAAAAACTATATTCAACAATCAAACCTTACGCTGTGATCAGCCTACTTGTGCTTGGTGGTATCAGTAGCCTTAATGTTAATGCTATGGGCCACAAAAGTGAAGCTCATAACATTGAAAAGAGCCAAATAGAGGGCGAAATCAGCAATAAACACCATGATAAGATGAAAAAACACTTGCATCGATTAGCGAAAAAATTGGATTTAACGTCTGAGCAACGTAATGAGATTAAGGCTATTTATGTAGCGATGAAAGAAGACAGGAAAGCAGATGAAAAATCACTTTCTAGCTTTAAAGAACAAATGAATTCATTGCTTAAAGCAGGCAAGTTTGACGAAACTAAGTTTAGTGTTATTTATGACAAGTATCAGAAAAATTTTAAAATGGTGGCAATGGAAAAAGCAAAGCGTCGCCATGCTATTTTGCAAGTATTAACGCCAGAGCAACAGTCAAAATATTTAACAATGCGTAAACACCGCTAA